The proteins below come from a single Neospora caninum Liverpool complete genome, chromosome IX genomic window:
- a CDS encoding putative UBX domain-containing protein, protein MEDVTGVRDQDDSGSAVASGVAGPEDQHQKLTRRRRCSDTPASSLSPSSPSPSASRSDEAVAAREGGELRSVVGTVRFLASLPARAFQQTVHLLQAVVQWISRLIDLASLFLFTPPAQPLEVIYERQFGRKHPAFFPGAAQEAFDTARQTDRLLAVYLHSQQNAAADRFCRETLTDDLVIDLLDNTCVFYATDASVSSSEGARLARAFFPSASSRLPAFLLLLPQAASAPSPGASTFSSLTAPPASRHRVLLASLRAETFPDTAGLIAVLLHGQEKAEEVREAKRQQMREREENRLLREEQEREFAEVMRLESIKREEQETRRRKEEARRDRETQRKEAAAARRQERRAHAERLREQEENAPVASGIDQRTAGAATLLEAGLHPNSAVLLVPSDDEED, encoded by the exons ATGGAAGACGTCACCGGCGTCCGAGATCAGGACGACTCGGGTTCCGCTGTTGCCTCCGGAGTAGCAGGCCCCGAGGACCAGCACCAGAAG CTCACACGTCGGCGAAGATGCTCCGATACACCTGCCTCGTccttgtctccgtcgtctccgtctccttccgcttcccgCTCAGATGAGGCTGTTGCTGCGAGGGAGGGCGGAGAGCTGCGAAGCGTCGTAGGCACCGTGCGGTTTCTCGCGTCGTTGCCTGCGAGAGCCTTTCAGCAGACAGTCCACCTCCTCCAGGCTGTGGTTCAGTGGATTTCCCGACTCATCGACCTTGCTT CCTTATTTCTCTTCACTCCTCCCGCGCAGCCCCTCGAGGTGATCTACGAACGCCAGTTCGGGAGAAAGCATcccgctttttttcccggAGCTGCGCAAGAG GCCTTCGACACCGCAAGGCAAACCGACCGCTTGCTCGCGGTGTACTTACACTCACAGCAGAACGCGGCGGCTGATCGCTTTTGCAGAGAAACCCTCACGGACGACCTCGTCATCGATTTGCTG GACAACACATGCGTCTTCTACGCGACAGatgcgtctgtgtcttcctctgaGGGCGCACGTTTGGCCCGggctttcttcccctcggcgtcttctcgcctgcctgcgtttctcctgcttctgCCGCAAGCAGCCTCAGCGCCATCTCCTGGAGCGTCGACTTTCTCGTCGCTCACAGCACCGCCCGCGAGTCGACACCGCGTCTTGCTGGCTTCGCTCCGGGCGGAAACTTTCCCGGACACCGCTGGCCTCATTGCCGTCTTGCTGCACGGCcaagagaaggccgaggaagTCCGAGAGGCCAAGCGCCAGCAAatgcgagaacgcgaagaaaacagact GCTGCGTGAAGAGCAGGAACGGGAGTTCGCAGAAGTGATGCGCCTGGAATCCATCAA ACGCGAggaacaggagacgcgacggcggaaggaagaagcgcggcgagaccgcgaaacgcagagaaaggaagcggcTGCTGCCCGACGGCAGGAGCggcgagcgcatgcagagaggctccgggagcaggaagaaaacgcaccAGTCGCCTCAGGGATCGATCAGCGCACAGCG GGAGCGGCGACACTCCTCGAGGCAGGCCTCCACCCCAACAGCGCTGTCCTGCTCGTCCCCtcagacgacgaagaagattAG